The following coding sequences lie in one Gadus macrocephalus chromosome 1, ASM3116895v1 genomic window:
- the ubxn10 gene encoding UBX domain-containing protein 10, which produces MNSTRPKSSKGRSRPPADHTVRDTREHVQSEHHLAVGHQSDGCIRSRCDSVTGITTPQGQDYTATPLQSVPARLTLSLNKYKVLPSIKKLSDVSHALVPEMKTSKIKLCDHVIAQQRRHSHGEPGCYAEKTPAKTQTATRSNPEIGRVAPAPNKPPDPVIMESRDETPAVVATDQLLLAIRAPCGRRFQQHFSYADTLQTLITCAEARNETSYSEAFIETMDVPRRSFRRLDMTLSECCIFNRSVLCISQRHSDIATSVVDNG; this is translated from the coding sequence ATGAATTCAACACGGCCAAAATCCTCAAAAGGACGAAGCAGGCCCCCAGCGGACCATACTGTGCGTGATACCAGAGAGCACGTCCAGAGTGAGCACCACCTGGCCGTGGGGCACCAGTCCGACGGCTGCATCAGGTCCAGGTGTGACTCTGTGACCGGGATCACCACGCCGCAAGGCCAGGACTACACGGCAACACCGCTGCAATCCGTCCCTGCTCGGCTAACGCTCTCCCTGAACAAATACAAGGTGCTTCCATCCATAAAAAAACTGTCAGATGTTAGCCACGCCCTTGTCCCAGAAATGAAGACATCCAAGATTAAACTATGTGATCATGTCATCGCTCAGCAGCGAAGGCATAGTCATGGAGAACCAGGTTGTTATGCCGAGAAGACCCCGGCGAAGACCCAGACTGCGACCCGGAGTAACCCTGAAATAGGCCGGGTTGCCCCTGCCCCTAACAAGCCTCCTGACCCAGTCATCATGGAGTCCAGAGACGAGACTCCTGCCGTTGTTGCTACAGACCAGTTGCTTCTAGCTATCAGAGCACCGTGTGGCAGGAGATTTCAGCAACACTTTTCCTATGCCGACACCCTGCAGACACTCATCACTTGTGCAGAAGCCAGAAATGAAACAAGCTACTCCGAAGCCTTCATTGAAACTATGGATGTGCCTCGAAGGAGCTTCAGGAGATTGGACATGACTCTGTCAGAGTGCTGCATCTTCAACAGATCAGTGCTGTGCATCTCTCAGAGACACTCGGATATTGCCACAAGCGTAGTTGATAATGGGTAA